The following DNA comes from Anopheles coustani chromosome 2, idAnoCousDA_361_x.2, whole genome shotgun sequence.
TAGATCCATATAAACAGCATCCTTTTGGAGTCCGCACACGAAGGCTTCATGGTACAGGGTGACAAACGGTAAAGATTGATCGTAACAGAGCTCTGCAGGAAGAAGCCTTGTTGACCGCTTACTGATGACATCCCGGCAGCAATCAAAGAGCTCTTAGGAACAATAACCTCGAACACTTGAACAGACGCACAGGGAAGTTATACCTGCAGAATTACCAGCTTGCTTTTTGTGACCTTTCTTGTGaatagggaaaagaaaacgtgcTTTGTTTAAGCGCCATTGAAATTATCTTGCACAGTAGAAGTGCAAAAGAGTCGCTGAGGTTTTTCAGTATCGTTGATGGTAAGCCAGGCCTGGCCTAAATAACACATTTATATTGGCTGGAGCCAACTTGACTACATCAGCTGGAACTAAAACTTAAACGATCGACGAAAAGATTACATGATTCCAGAATTTGACATAGTGGCTCATAATGGCGCCTATTGATATCGCCTATCTTGAGGGCCACAGGTGACTCATCAATGTGTTATTGAATTTGTTTAGCCCATTTTACATCAAGTTCTGAATCATTTATGGTCCGGTCAGTGCAGAGACGGATCATAGCGTCAGCAAACTAAATAGCTGCTTGAGGCCCCGAGCTTTGGAGGGCCCCGTCGTTTTGgcccacaaaaacaaaatgagatTATTGCACTAACGTAATTAAAAGAGATCAGTGaaaaatttgattaaagaAGTGTAACTTTCTCAGAATAGTTTAAGGACAATCTACATAgattagcaaaagtaatgtCCTGCACAGTTCGTAATAATATTAGTCATATCAGTTAATATATTTAAGTcgcaaaaaagttaaaaataaaattgatataaaaaaatgtaactaacaatatgatataatttataagtgttaagaacacaatattttacatatttgtaccaattatgatcgaaacacgacttttcttctggaaaccatctattttcaccgtaaaacaataaaaatggacGAAAAAAGGCGTATATTTATTCCGAGTTGGTTGCTCCtataatggtggtatggttcccatagttgtggtatcgtattcctatagtggtggtagtacttgGGAATAATAAACCAATACATTTTGCAGCGATTTAAAGTCTTAAAGAAATCATGGCATACCTGATAAACTCTTAAGAAATCCAGCGGTTTAAAGTCTTAAAGAAATCATGGCATACCTGATAAACTCTTAACAacctgtttggaaaatattaattttggtgCCTTAATTTATTACGGAATGGTAAGGTTTATCGTTTAAACActtcgcagaagatcaaagaacatttcatagaagaacaaatatctccattatatttatttcgtcgtagagCTGGAATTttgttccactacaaccactattggtactagcaccaCTATAGGAGCACTTACCCTACTTGTCAGTTTGGTTCGTAGAAAATAATTATCTTGGAAATTTTTCGATAGTTTCCCATGAAATAGGGCTTTGCATATCAGGTATTggcaaggaaaacttttcaattaaCTAATATTGAGGTAATTATATATGATTATAAACTCGATCATTATTACAAAATGTGTGGTTTAATCTAAtttgaaatattataaatCTTGAAATTCAAAATTGAATGGTGAATGTAAAGCATGTTTTTGAAGCATTCAACTTATAGTTTCATGGGGCCCCTAGAACGCTTAATCCGCCTCTGGGTCAGTGCTCTCAAGAATTTTCTTTGATCGTGGGGAGTTAGCCTTTTTTAAAGTCTAGTCGAAGAGTGTGAACATGTGTAGCTATGTGTGGGGAAACTGGAGATTTttacagagagagagaacatTGTAGATATAATACTTGAAAATCCATGCTATTGAAATTATATTGTGGTCTTCTAGGTTCAGAGATATTAAGGATATCAATTGAAAGATACCATAGTTCCAAAACCCAGCCATGGTTAATAGGgcatattgaaaaataatatactTGTTTCTATTCAGACTCGGCAGGGTCATCGCTCTACATTATAGAATGAgtatttttgaagcatgttGTAAAGACAAACATATaataaataaaggaaaaagctGATaaggtttttcattttaaaacagCTAATTTCTATAACTGATAACGGGCTAATTAAACTAACTTTTTTATCCACAAAGACTAATCTTCCAGTTCACCAGATCCCATTCCAAAGAACTATTTTGAGTGGCCATATATACAAGCAAAACTAGTCCGTTTTGGCCTAATtctataaaattaataaaatggacaaaagaacaaaacaccacaattaatttaatttctaatTAGAAAGTAAATGTATGAAAGTAGTAGAACGTctttaaatattgtttatagGTCACTCGAGAGCGTTTAGGACCTGAAATACATATCAAACTATGACTACAATAATAGAACAATTTAAAAGtgaaaagccaaacaaaagcTTTAATGTATGTGAATTTGCTGTTCATTGTCAAGACCGAAGTTGTTGTTTGAGTAAAAGTAATTGTTTGAATTTATCTAAAACTCATAATACGTTTTAGAATTGCAAAGCAAAACtttgtttatgaaaatttgatctgaaaattgttcgaaactgtgataaaaaaaaatcaacaatagtTTATGGGTTTACTACTACTGGACTGAACTAAAACGCAATCAGTCGTAAGCTAATCGGGGCCCTTTTAGTTGCCTGggtaaaatcaaacgaaaaacccTGAAAAGCTCTAGTAGTTTCATTCGTTTCCGATCGATGTCTCTGGACAATATTTTTCGGGAAAAAAGCGTTACTGCGCCTGTCCCGATTGGCGATGCGAAgcttttcattcataaaatttGCGCTAGCTTTTTCAATCATTCAACACAATCGTCCGCTATGCACACACAAGCACCACACGTCTTTCCACCGCACATATGCAAACAGTGCAAAAGtgattgtgtatgtgtggtttAATGTATGTGCCTACTGGATGCTGATGAAAGGCAACCAAAACTGATGACTCGTGAAATCGTGACTTGAAGTCCTTGTAAGCAAGACATGTTTCTATGCTGTACACTTTTTCGTTCATCGTAAAACTAATTTTTGGCTAAATAATTCAGCCATTTTGAAACATCCAGTATCTGTACAAAGGGGGGATGAGTGAACGCTGCACCGGTGGCTTCCAGTGGCTATAACGATGGCCAATTCTGACCTTCCGTTCCCCCGGCGCCGCCCACCGGTGCCCTGTCATTAacttccgtttttctttcatcagtTATTTCACGGAAACCCCTGACAGTGGTCGTAAATTACAGTCACCATAAATTTTCTTATATCACCGGCGCCCGACGAAATTACTCTTTCTTTGACAGCGTGTTACATCGGGAACTTTTCCGGCCTCTATCTCTCGCACGTTGCGCCACGTTTtcgggtttatttttaacgcgTTAGGAATCGTAGCAGGAGCGACTTGGGTCTCGATGGTTGTTGCGCTCTTTGGCGATGTTACAAAGGAGagctatttttcatttcattactACCATGGGTTTGCATGTGCTTTACTCCCACGCATCGGGAGCTTATCCCTGAGAGCTGCGTTTTCCTGCTAAATCATTCCATCAATGGAAAAGTACTATCTCATGTCCAGAGTccggaaaaaaggagaaacaaTCCTGGGAACATACCTGACACGACACAACATTTCAGCTGACTTTCCAGATGCCACAATCAAGCTGTTGCTATTTTGTATTGTTGGTGCTGATGCTACTTGTTTATTCCGCAATACTTTGCCATATCACTAAATGACGTACTCTTGTATCATCGTGTGATTAGATAAAAACCAGAAGCAAGCCAAGGAAATTCGAGCCACTGGTAACAGGTGAAACCACCTTGTCTATCGGTACTTAGGCTGTGGAGTTGTGGCGTCGGGTAAAAAGATGAATGAAAGTGATTCGCGATACTCATCCCTAAGTGTGGGTGTAGGCATCGAAGTCAATGTGAAACGACAGCTTGGTTGTTTCTTGAAGCAGAAAGCAAACCCTCCTCACATTAGATGCTTTTTACATGCTTCCTTCCACGcgaaaaaacacttttggcgACGTGTTATTCAACgagtagaaaaaaaggaagaaaaaaatcatgttATCGGAAAGTTCGATAATTTAGTTTTGTGCCCTTCTTCCAGCTTACCCTCCTTCTCCCTCTCCCGCTGTTCGTCTTCCTTTGCTTGTTCCATTCGATGGCAAATGGCTACGACATTGACTACCACGATTGAGCAGCACATAGTTCTTGGAAAAAGTCGATGGCAGCCTCCGGCCATCGTAGTAACGTTTACCGAAAGGATTTTCCATCTCAGTGAATGCTGGAAAACCAAGGGGACCGCACCGACGTTCGCTGAAGTTATCAATGAATTCGGATTTCGCCGAAATGTCAACCCAAGCGCCGTCTTAGTGAAGGACTTGAGGGAGGTGTCCAGAGGGTGTCGGTCACAGCTGCCCATTTTTCTCAGACATCGCCAAGGGTTGGCGCAGTTTACGACCGCTGGGGTATGAACGAGCACGGTGATCTATTTTCTCGCCAATGTCGTGGAAAAGACGTCCTAGTCGAGCCGAATTCACGAAGCAAGGCTTATCGAGGCTAGTTTgaagataaaacttttcccgATGCGTTGAAGAAGGATGAAAATCAATCCATTATAAGACGGAAGATGGGAATGGGATTGAACGGTAGGgtgagggaagaggggagttCATTCGAATTTTCCTGTGATGAAGTTGTTGGAAACGAGGTTCATATTCAACCAGTATTTAATTTCCTGCGTAAAACTACCTCCGCCCTGTCGGTTGCCTGTGGCGTCTTGTGGTTTAGGCAAAGTGTCAAGGATTTATAACCTCAAGCAAGGAAGGTTTGCGTGAAAGCGAGCCTGTCTGCTATttgtaagttttatttttaatgctgCGCTATTTTCATCGTTGTTTCCTATCCCTAAAACAGCtttacatttttgtatttcctcaaagaacaaaaaatgttaataCAGAACCAATATCCATTTTACTTCAAAACTGTTCACATACTTCATGTTATAAaatctttttcaaacaaaagcaaaagctCCACGggaaaatgcaatcaaaaGTTTTCTCCGTCATGTGCAACTGTACCATGTGTGCATGCCAGCGTTGcggaaataataaattccatTGCTCTCTGTTTGGATAAGCCAAACGGCACGAATCGCTTTTTTTATCGCCGCAGTGCACTTGGTGTTGGAGTTGTTGGTGTGCGGATGGAATAGTTTTCCACCCTCAACCGGATCGCACCCAGTTGAAAATGGAGATAATTTCGTTGAAGGATGTAAACACAATCCTGTTTTTGGTACAAAAATAGTTAAGATGGATACGGTGATTGAAAACCACtttatgaaaattcatttcaatttgctTCGCATGATAGCACCGGCATATGCTGGCTACCGAGGGAGATATGCTTCAATTTGCAGCATTATTCATATCGCCCGAAGAGTAAAAATACGGTTGCGGATGGGCAAACCATATGGTGTATTTCCTAGTGGAGCATCAGGTTACAAAAGGGTGATGTTTCAGTCAAAATGATGAGAATGAAAATAGTATTATAAATTTTTCAGTGTTTCACCTATCTTCTTAATGAACTTGTGAATTTTAATTCCATCTATAAGCAGTTGTAACGGTTTgtaattgaaaatataaacCTTTTTAAAACTATGATTGAGTAAAAATCGAACTAATTtaggtaaaataaatataaattgatCATATAATGGGTTACTAATATTAGTattgaaacatatttaatttGGAGGCTCTTGGCAGGAATAAGGGATTCACTTGTAAATCTATAACATTACATACACATTTCTATGTAATTTTCTTGGAATCTTCAGCAGGAAACTAAATTAAACAGTATAGAACACAACGAGCTTCGAGTGGCACATGTTGTGGCCGGAATGAACAATGCTAACAATAATGTCAACAGTGGGGAAAACACCGTGATCAACTGCTCCAGCTGGTAAATGTATCCATTTCCCGTTCCGTCTAGCCACCGTGCCCTTGCATCGGTGATGTTGGTAGCAATTTCCCGCAGCAGTTCGATCTATGGAAGCGCCTGCGCAGTCAATTACCTGTGCAAGTGTTGGTGAGCCTGAAAGGGACGCCGATGTGCAAGGAAGAGAAGGCATACTCTGCTAGCGGTACGTTTAATAAATGGTAACTTGCCTTAAAATTAActagagaaaaagagaaggtTTCATATGTCCCTCGTCCCGATTGAGGGCAAACCAATGGAGACGGTGGAAACCTGTGGCAGCTTTTCCGTAGCGTGTGGTGGAAAGCTTTTTCGCCTGTCCCGAACGGTTCGCGAATCGGTCGAATCAGTTTTCTCCAATCCGTCGTCGAGTGAAAAACGCAACATCAAAATAGTGTAGCCGAGCTGTGAAAGGTTGGTAGGTGGGTTTTTCCCAGCTTGCTTTAAAGGTTTGCTCTCGCAGGCAGACCTTGTGGTGGCAGTTTGTGTGTGCtaacaaaaaatagaaaaaggaaaatgtcgACATCGTCATTCGTCACTGTCTATATTTCTTTGACAATCGCGTacgtagtggtggtggtgtgttttCGGAAAACTGTTGAGGTGTAGGTGTGAAATATttaagtattttttgtttttaagcaACAAACACCGACATCGTATTGCTGCTGTCGCGccatttttcctatttttaacaattcGATATCACCTGGCGCGAGAATTTTCATTCAACGAATACAATtcagttttttaaaacaataaacagttAAACACGTAGCACTTGTGTACGACTGGATACGGTAAAGTTGGttgggttttcatttttatgaaaaagtaTTCTCAACTGCGCCCCACAAGTAAGATAAGAAATAAGGAACaacaataattaattaattgctGCTTTTGAAGGCTGCTTGTCGACCTGGTTAAACTTGTGTTTGTGCTTTTATCTATCGATTTGTTGATCTGGTTTGGAAGCACCAAGGAAGAGGTCTAGCGAATAATGATTACAAAAAGCATCATTTTGTAAACAACTTTCTCAATTAACAAAAATGAGAAATAATGCTgctggaaaaatgttttacgTATGTGATGTGTGTGGAGAGTTGGCCAACTAAGCAAGCAAGTATACATAAATagcttaatattttgatgaTTGTCGTGGTGCTCCTCCTTGGGTGACAACCTACTAGGAAAAATTCATCTCTTCGCGTTACAAAGAGCAACCAGCTGTTGACGTCATCGTGTATCTCGGCACTGGATGTTCGGATCGATGACGCATTCCTTCACTCGCATGTGTTTCCGGTTGCACTGAGTGCACCTCCTGCATGGGAGAAGAAATAATCACGTAAATTCGGAAGAAATCAGCTGTTCCGTTTCCAGAAATTGGCTTCATCGTCTCGCAACAAGTGGTCAAGAAATCGACCCCTTGAAGCCAGAATTCTTGTTCTACAAAAATCTCCAAATAAGTTGAATGCCAGGAGGTATCAACTAAGGATATTTTTATTAGGTCAAACGTGTCGCAAACTGCGCATGTAACCGCTCCGAAACACAACATCCCTCAAGAAAACACAATAAAGGTAATAGAACTTGCGGAGACTTCTATTGGGAAGCACTACACAAGAAAAGCCAACCACTCTCACGCAAAGCATCATGTCGCCAGTCGGTCTTCCATTGGTGCTGCTCCTCCCACATGACGTAGGTGGCTACATGGCAAATGTCAAGTGTCACTAGTGGAATTGGTGTCGCCCGGGTGTTTTCCTATGTTGAATAGATAACCTACTTCTCGTGTCAGCCCTCGCGGTTATGAAAACACTTTATGGTACGAATGTAACGACGTGTGGTTCCCTAAAATCTGACGACGCTTTAGGTGTCGCCTAATTGGGCACCCGGTGATAAATCACCCGATTCAGCCTACGCCGACAGCGATGAATAATGGGGCCCGGGCAAGGGCACACACAGGCTTCAAGCGGTACTGGATAACGCTGCAGGAGGGACAATCAGACGCAAAAGCTTTTTCGTGTCGTACCGGCGTGTGAACCGTTGGAAAATCCCAGTTTACCCGAATTGATTTgacattttttcccttttctttttcggtccTCGTTGCTGGCGCCTTTTTGCAGGAACTTTTCTACGTGCTTGCAACGGAGCACGCACACGGCATGtacttctttttcgttttggccTCGCTGATGGTGGCTAACCCGGCGTTAGCGTACCTATCGGCGGGCATGAAGGTAAGGACATGCAGGGTGGTTTGAGTTAGGTCCtggagtgtttttatttcctggtGGTCTAATACTCATGTCTACTTACCTCTTTCCAGGACCAGTTTCTGTCGGACATGTTGCTGCGCGAGCTGGTCGATCGGATGGGCAAAGACTTGGCGGAGGCGGCCGACTCCTACATCGATCCGGCTTCGATGGATGAGCTGCCCGCCAGCCGCCTGGCACTGATGGCCCGCGTCACCAAGGACCTGGAGGCCGAGCCGCTCGACTACGACTCGCTGCTGGAGGGCTCGAACCCGAATCCATCGCCGCGCGACCAGGAGTACCTGCAGCATAGCACGCTCTGGGGACACCAGTATGTGTCAGGTGGGGCAGGCGAGGGTCCGAACCGGCCGAAGCCACAGGTGAAGACCGATGCCAGCCTGCCGGCGTACTGCAATCCACCCAATCCGTGCCCGGTCGGGTACACCGAGGATCAGGGCTGCACGATGGACTTTGAGAATACGGCCGCATTCAGCCGCGAGTACCAGGCGGCCCAGGACTGTATGTGCGACGCGGAGCATATGTTCAACTGCCCGGTGGCTTCGCCGAACGAGGGCAACCCGCAGATGGACTCGGAACTGGAGAGCTTCATCGCGCGCCAGTTCCACACCCAGGAACACAAAAATCTGGTTGCCAAAAAGTTCCACGTTAAGAAGGTAAACTTAAACAGTCTTACAACGAAACGTCTTAGGTTTTCGCAACTCGTTTGAGCTTTCAAGCATAACTGAATTATCTCCTTGTGTTCCAATTTCTTTGAACCTTTTGCAGGATAGTTCTAAACACTAAgatcatttcattcgtttaatTTGAGAACATTCCTACACTCATTTAAGCAAAAACACTATTTTTTTGTGCGATAGATAAAATCAGTTATCATGACATATTTGGCAAGAATCTAAACGTTTCTCATTCCATTGCAGAGCTACAACCCATTCTTGCAAGGTGAAAAATTGCCCGTCGCCGCCAAAAAGGGCTTCAACGTAAATGCCTAAGCGCCTAAGGATACTGGCATGGCAGGAAAAACCATATCACGATGACCGACCGAACGCTAAGGAAGCTAACCCAGAAAGCCAACATCTAAAACATGCCACTCTCGCACCAATTACTTCGATGCTTATGCAGAAACAGAATTATAACTAACCAATAACCAATGGACGACGGCAATGGAAAACTTCTAATCATCCTTTCACCTCCCCCTTTTAGCCAATAAGGTATCTGCGGAAAAAAAGCCACCACCGGCAACCGCGGTCgaaatttcaaatgttttatgttACATTAAGAAGCACCTAGAAACACGGCAAAATCGCAACAAACGCAATCAGTACTCAAGTGTTCCGTCACGGCAGCAGCGGGCGATCACAAGTTGCACAAACCAAAGCCAGAGGAAGGATAAATGTTACCGcttaaaaatgtatgtaaacCAACCCTTTGATAAACCGTAAggttaaaaatgtaaatgttttgtCGGTGTGATCCACACTCTCTGAAGTCAGCTTACCCCAACGGTACGATATCAGTAATATGGTATaattcttttattattttctcaaaTGTTTCGCGATGGAATGTTTAACAGCAGATGCAAGTAACATGGAGTTTAATGGAGACGACAGTTCCATATTGCCACTATAAACGGTGTGATTAACAGGTGAACCCCACCAGGGCCACATCAAGATGTATACCTTTAAACCAAGCATAACCGTTATCATATTGCTTACTAATAGAATATCAGAACCCAGCTACCAAGTCTTATTTTTCAAAGTTGAAATATTGACCCTCTTTCCTTATCGTTAGAGAAATATAGCATTATAACGAATGAGCTAAAAGGATGGTTGAAATCGCTTCACcctttttgaaattaaaaaagcgTTATGTCTATTGTACAAGCAGCGTCAATTTTAACAGTCAACCTTTTAACCTGCGTGACCTGCGAAAGCTAACTTTCATTTGACACCAATTTTTCGTTGAACTACATGGTAAATCATTTGAAGCCATTCGGATCAtacaaacgtttttgctgatCGGTAGCTTGCACTGCAAAAATCATACACGCCAAGTGTGTGAAATACtcttataatttaaaaatatttcaaatcacTACATTACCCTCTTCGTTGTTCTAGACGGGAAATCAAATTCATGCGGGTAATCTTCTCAAAGAACGATGTTTTCCAAGCCTTTATAGTTTGGCTACGAATAACATCTGACTACCCACTAAGACCCGGGTTCGGTTACGTTCCTCCCGTGGGCGTGATGCCAAAGCAACATCATTGGCTACCGTGTGGCCGCGAGGCTCGGAGAGACACCATCTTTGAGATGTACCTTTGTGAGATCCCGtgcaaacagaaataaaactatcaaCAAATGCGAACATTCTTTTGCAATCGGAAAACTAGTAGCTTATAAACATTGCacgtttaaattttcattataGAATCTGTCtaacaaaagtaaaagtaatTGAACGAGTTCAGTACAGAACAGATTTTTCATCGGAATCAAAAGATCAGTATTATGTTTTAGAAGTAGAATCAAACACAATCTCTTCTATCTTTACCTGCTGGACTATTTGGACAGCAGTAGGGAACCGTTTGtgtgaaaaaaatcacaataaCAGCACATGAAGATGGAAAGCACGTAATATGGGCAGCTTTGATATACTTACACCATAGAACAGACACTTGAGATCTTATTCTGTTGAACACCATTCTACGGTCAAGGAACGAGAAAATTACACCACAAGTCCTTCGATGAGGCAACTtgtgcgaaataaaaaaataacaaagatAGTATGTGAACACTAAAGTTCACAAATATCGACTAGAAATTTGACTATAACTTCTTCGAATCAACATACAGCAAGTAACAACCATGCAACAGGCACCCTAACAGCAATGCCTTCAACTGTGTTTGCTAGCCAAGAGCATCGCAGTGATGGATGTTGAATTATTACCGATCAAGCATAATGCATTGCAAATATCATCATCGCTAGGTTGACTGTTGTATGCATTTCGTTGGTTTGACCATCAAAACCGGACGCTTTCAAGACGCTTTCGAATCGATCTCAACATCGATCAAGTCGAAATGTGCTCCATTGGTAAAATTGCAATCACGCTAGAATCCATCAAAATACGCATTGTAATTTCTCCGGGAACATTTTTCCTGACTATTTCGGGTATCTTCGGAAAAGTTCTACAAAATGAACACCACAGTCAACCATGCAAAGTAATGCTAATGCACACATGATCAATCACCAAGCTAAAATGGCACATGACACAAGCACAGTCTACACAAGAGAGAAATAcacaagacacacacacaaaaataacaaaatcttgtcataagaaaaacaatgcaaaaatTAATGTTAAGGCAAAGGAATGGAGATTAAACTCAAATAATAAGCTGAAAGCAACACAACAATTCCCAAACACACCAGCAACTATTTTTAAGTGATACGAAATGCAAATATATAGGCGGACAGTAGGAAAACTTTGCAAACAATGGCGTATATTAGCTTTATGCTATCCGAATCATTTGTTGAACAGCAGCAAAGGAATAGAGAGAAtagtataaatatatatacaaataCATTATCtacttttatatttatatatctatgaattaaaaatatatctatatacacacacacacacacacacttcacaATATATGTATACATAGTAAAAAGGCAAAAGTAATGGAACGTGTAACGAGatcaaaaaaaatcgaaaaacaacatttcttAAGTACTtcgattattttaataaatatgACAATATCTTTAAATGATTAAAAGAAATACGGACAAATAGTTTAACAAACTAACATTTCACAATAATATTCATGGTAAATTCCGCACTTCTGTTAGGAAATGGAAGCTTATATACTAACGGACGTACATAACAGCGCTAAATCTTCTTACAACAGCAAGCCGAATGGAAAAGGCACACtaaaacattttctcaaaataagattatttcttttttacaaagtttctgtatttcttttttacaaaCAATATTAATCGGTCGGCTGGTAGTGACACTAAACCTCTGCACTACACTTTTAGGACAAAACATGCATACGATGCTGGATGGGGAAGtaacttattttttcttttcaacggaATGCCAGTTCAAGAAAAATGCTTCTACTTAAGATATGGTCGTTTATAAAACAAAGTACAATGGCAGCTAACCCTAAACCCCATTTTATAACTTGACCGTCTTTCACTGGTGGAACAGTTAgtttctttatgttttttttatcgcaaGTAACAGTGACAACTGCTCACAGCTAGTAAAACATGTGTTTATATTACTAAACTAAACCAATTCCAAACGTAAGAACAAACATTTCATA
Coding sequences within:
- the LOC131264405 gene encoding neuroendocrine protein 7B2, yielding MYFFFVLASLMVANPALAYLSAGMKDQFLSDMLLRELVDRMGKDLAEAADSYIDPASMDELPASRLALMARVTKDLEAEPLDYDSLLEGSNPNPSPRDQEYLQHSTLWGHQYVSGGAGEGPNRPKPQVKTDASLPAYCNPPNPCPVGYTEDQGCTMDFENTAAFSREYQAAQDCMCDAEHMFNCPVASPNEGNPQMDSELESFIARQFHTQEHKNLVAKKFHVKKSYNPFLQGEKLPVAAKKGFNVNA